The following proteins are co-located in the Chloroflexota bacterium genome:
- a CDS encoding NAD-dependent epimerase/dehydratase family protein, translating to MSNKYQGSYEKAFSDKRVLITGGLGFIGSNLARRLIELGADVLLVDSLIPDYGGNLFNIAGIEQFVKVNIADVRDRNGMNYLVRGHDYLFNLAGQVSHIDSMLDPHTDLEINCRSQLSILEACRRNNPAVKIVFASTRQIYGVPDYLPIDEKHLLHPTDVNGINKMAGEWYHILYNNIYGIRSCALRLTNTYGPRMLMKHNRQGFIAWFIRLAIDGEEIHLYGDGQQRRDCNYVDDVVEAFLLAAAKDEANGQVFNLGSGEPVSLLEFVHLLHELCGRGSYKLTPFPPEKKRIDIGDYYADYSKIKNTLGWQPYTPLREGLRRTLDFYKTNKEHYWSNN from the coding sequence GTGTCTAATAAATATCAGGGCAGCTATGAGAAGGCATTCTCCGATAAGAGGGTACTGATTACGGGTGGTTTGGGATTTATCGGCAGTAATCTCGCCCGACGCTTAATTGAACTTGGGGCTGATGTGCTCCTGGTAGATTCGCTGATCCCCGATTATGGCGGCAATCTCTTTAATATCGCTGGGATAGAACAGTTTGTTAAGGTAAACATCGCCGATGTGCGTGACAGAAACGGTATGAATTACCTGGTGCGTGGGCATGATTACCTTTTCAACCTAGCTGGCCAGGTGAGCCACATAGACAGTATGCTGGATCCCCACACGGATCTGGAGATAAATTGCCGCAGTCAACTCTCCATCCTGGAGGCCTGCCGAAGGAACAATCCCGCTGTCAAAATAGTCTTCGCCAGCACGCGCCAGATCTACGGCGTCCCCGACTACTTACCCATAGATGAAAAGCATCTCCTCCATCCTACAGATGTCAATGGCATCAACAAGATGGCCGGGGAATGGTATCATATCCTTTATAATAACATCTACGGAATCCGCTCCTGCGCCCTGCGGCTCACTAACACCTATGGCCCTCGCATGCTAATGAAACACAATCGTCAAGGATTCATAGCCTGGTTCATTCGACTGGCCATAGATGGAGAAGAGATCCATCTCTATGGCGATGGCCAACAGCGGCGTGACTGTAACTACGTTGATGATGTCGTGGAAGCCTTCCTTTTAGCCGCTGCCAAAGACGAGGCCAATGGTCAGGTCTTCAACCTGGGCAGTGGCGAACCTGTCAGCCTTCTTGAATTTGTGCATTTGCTACATGAGCTATGTGGGCGGGGTTCCTACAAGCTCACTCCTTTTCCCCCTGAAAAGAAAAGGATCGATATCGGTGACTACTACGCAGACTACAGCAAAATCAAGAATACTTTAGGCTGGCAACCTTATACACCTTTACGGGAGGGATTACGCCGCACTCTGGACTTCTACAAAACTAACAAGGAGCACTATTGGTCCAACAACTGA
- a CDS encoding DegT/DnrJ/EryC1/StrS family aminotransferase, with product MIPFGDLRRQYAAIHSEIQGALEGVLERGWFILGEQVTAFEEEWAAYCGTKYAIGVGSGTEALHLALLACRVGPGDEVITVPNTAVPTVSAISFAGARPVFVDIDPRSYTMDLSLLPACIGPRTKAIIPVHLFGQAADMDPIMAVAREYNLKVIEDACQAHGAEYKGKRVGSIGDVNCFSFYPSKNLGAYGDGGAVVTNDAELAEKLRLLRNYGQEKRYYHAIKGFNSRLDEMQAAILRVKLAKLDKWNERRRELANLYEDMLTDTDIICPSEMPYTRHVYHLYVIRSPARDYLQKHLLQCGIGTAIHYPLPVHLQPAYADLGLGLKSFPIAEQYATQILSLPMYPELKEEEVAQVAQAIGSFSAK from the coding sequence CTGATCCCTTTCGGTGACCTACGGCGGCAATATGCAGCAATACATTCAGAGATTCAAGGCGCTCTCGAAGGCGTCCTCGAGCGTGGTTGGTTTATTCTGGGCGAGCAGGTAACCGCCTTTGAAGAGGAATGGGCCGCCTACTGTGGCACGAAATATGCCATCGGTGTTGGCTCTGGAACAGAAGCACTGCATCTGGCCCTACTCGCCTGCAGGGTAGGACCTGGTGATGAGGTGATCACCGTACCAAACACTGCTGTTCCAACTGTATCAGCCATATCATTCGCCGGGGCCAGGCCAGTCTTTGTTGACATCGACCCTCGAAGCTACACGATGGATCTCTCATTGCTCCCAGCCTGCATCGGACCACGAACTAAGGCGATCATACCCGTGCATCTATTCGGTCAAGCGGCCGATATGGATCCCATAATGGCCGTAGCCAGAGAGTACAATCTTAAAGTGATCGAAGATGCCTGTCAGGCCCATGGGGCAGAGTATAAGGGCAAACGTGTGGGGTCCATCGGGGATGTGAACTGTTTCAGCTTCTATCCAAGCAAAAATCTGGGCGCCTATGGGGATGGTGGAGCGGTAGTAACGAACGATGCCGAACTGGCCGAAAAATTGCGTTTGCTGCGGAACTATGGACAGGAAAAACGCTACTATCACGCTATCAAGGGCTTTAACAGTCGGCTCGATGAGATGCAAGCAGCTATTCTGAGGGTAAAACTGGCCAAGCTTGATAAGTGGAATGAGCGCCGACGCGAACTGGCTAATCTTTACGAAGATATGCTCACCGATACTGATATCATCTGTCCTAGCGAGATGCCCTACACCAGGCACGTCTATCACCTGTACGTGATCCGCAGCCCAGCTAGAGATTATTTGCAAAAACACCTACTCCAGTGCGGTATCGGTACAGCCATACATTATCCTCTGCCGGTTCATCTGCAGCCGGCCTACGCTGACCTTGGGCTCGGGCTCAAATCCTTTCCCATCGCTGAACAATACGCCACTCAGATACTCTCGCTGCCCATGTATCCAGAGCTGAAGGAAGAGGAGGTGGCCCAGGTTGCCCAAGCGATTGGAAGCTTCTCGGCGAAATAG
- a CDS encoding zinc ribbon domain-containing protein — protein MGIGIGFILVLLALGYVAYPLFRGRVAMVAEEPAMDKDLENLLARRDATYAAIKELEFDRQAGGLSEDDYRDLLERYKRKAVALLREIDQAQGAKRGAMAEQIEQEVTALRRRKRQLRAKESGVARGQACPRCGAPSDPQDDFCSVCGASLVLRCPQCGTMYEPTDRYCSKCGAKLG, from the coding sequence ATGGGGATAGGCATCGGTTTTATACTGGTCCTTCTGGCCTTGGGTTATGTGGCCTACCCTTTGTTCAGGGGGCGCGTTGCAATGGTTGCTGAAGAACCAGCGATGGACAAGGATCTAGAGAATCTGCTAGCCAGACGAGATGCTACTTATGCAGCCATTAAGGAATTGGAGTTCGATCGTCAGGCCGGTGGTCTGTCGGAAGACGACTACAGGGATTTATTGGAGCGATATAAACGCAAGGCCGTGGCTCTTCTGAGAGAGATAGATCAAGCACAGGGAGCGAAACGGGGTGCAATGGCCGAGCAGATCGAACAAGAAGTTACTGCTCTGCGTCGGAGAAAACGACAGCTGAGAGCCAAGGAATCGGGTGTGGCTCGGGGGCAAGCGTGTCCCCGCTGTGGAGCGCCAAGTGATCCGCAGGATGATTTCTGCTCTGTATGTGGTGCCTCCCTCGTCTTACGCTGTCCCCAGTGCGGCACGATGTATGAACCAACTGATCGCTATTGTTCCAAATGTGGGGCAAAACTTGGTTAA
- a CDS encoding zinc ribbon domain-containing protein, which produces MNDDRPKDTDRRSSAAFKVKHLRLVFLLVALLVSLLSLQMPMARAEGPTSLRLKELRVSIWPEYDDPRVLVIYSGRLADAALPAKVAFLVPNGAEIGSTCAVTSNGEHRPQPHSLIQKGDFLELGYDLPLPDFHFEYYYNPLEGSPNKTMQYTFSPPYSIESLVIEVQQPLKATNFVISPVSSKSFVDKQGFKYYQYDFSNIVPGQLLSFKMTYTKTDLQPSVQKSAPSGPQDTSGYTIVLILLLAAAVVILLFFGYSAIRSRRTVPITSPRTTRRGGRRIESASGYCSNCGAPLRKDARFCPSCGRKVKRSV; this is translated from the coding sequence ATGAACGACGATCGTCCTAAAGATACGGATAGGCGGTCTTCCGCTGCCTTCAAAGTGAAGCACCTCAGGTTAGTTTTCCTGCTCGTCGCTCTCCTGGTTTCTCTTCTCTCCTTGCAGATGCCGATGGCCAGAGCTGAGGGACCTACCTCTTTGCGCCTCAAGGAGTTGAGGGTCTCCATTTGGCCCGAATACGATGACCCACGGGTGTTAGTCATTTATAGCGGGAGACTGGCTGACGCAGCCCTGCCAGCGAAGGTAGCCTTCCTTGTGCCGAATGGAGCGGAGATCGGCTCTACCTGCGCTGTCACTTCGAACGGCGAGCATCGCCCCCAGCCTCATTCTCTCATCCAAAAGGGAGACTTCCTGGAGCTCGGCTATGATCTGCCCCTGCCTGATTTTCACTTTGAGTATTATTACAATCCCCTGGAAGGATCACCGAACAAGACGATGCAGTACACATTCTCACCACCGTATTCGATTGAGAGCCTGGTGATTGAGGTGCAACAGCCCCTGAAGGCGACGAATTTTGTCATATCGCCGGTCTCCAGTAAGTCCTTTGTGGATAAGCAGGGATTCAAGTATTATCAATATGACTTCTCTAACATCGTACCAGGACAATTGTTGTCCTTTAAGATGACGTATACAAAGACGGACCTCCAGCCATCGGTGCAGAAATCCGCCCCAAGTGGCCCTCAGGACACGAGTGGATATACAATAGTCCTGATCCTTCTCCTCGCCGCGGCCGTGGTTATCTTGCTCTTCTTTGGCTATTCAGCCATACGTTCGCGAAGGACCGTTCCTATCACCAGTCCAAGAACAACGCGGCGCGGTGGCAGGCGGATCGAATCAGCCTCAGGCTATTGTTCGAACTGTGGCGCCCCACTACGCAAGGATGCTAGATTCTGTCCAAGTTGTGGACGGAAGGTGAAGCGATCAGTTTAA
- a CDS encoding adenine phosphoribosyltransferase gives MTQPREGETRPESYKLELCGLSRYLPLVEIEKDIWVYSFVMLGDTELVETTAGALAKRLAGYEPDYLVSVEVKAIPLVQVLSALLSRLHCRPIPYIVCRKSIKGYMKDYLLVEGTKSITTREQQMLVLDGPDVAKIRGKKVIVIDDVVSTGGTLESVKTLLHQAGAEIIAIAAVLQEGRTYQGEGLIYLAYLPLPNEQE, from the coding sequence ATGACACAGCCACGTGAGGGCGAGACAAGACCTGAGTCCTACAAACTGGAGCTATGCGGCCTGTCCAGATATCTTCCTCTAGTAGAGATAGAGAAGGACATCTGGGTCTATAGCTTCGTCATGCTGGGCGATACAGAACTGGTGGAGACGACCGCCGGCGCTTTAGCCAAAAGGCTGGCTGGCTATGAACCTGATTACCTTGTATCAGTTGAGGTTAAGGCTATTCCCCTTGTTCAGGTTCTTTCCGCACTCCTGAGCCGCCTGCATTGCCGTCCCATACCCTACATCGTCTGTCGCAAAAGCATCAAGGGCTATATGAAGGACTACCTGTTGGTGGAGGGCACGAAGTCGATTACTACGCGGGAGCAGCAGATGCTAGTCCTGGACGGTCCTGATGTGGCCAAAATACGGGGGAAGAAGGTGATAGTGATTGATGACGTTGTCTCTACTGGCGGTACCCTTGAAAGTGTAAAGACCCTGTTGCACCAGGCTGGTGCAGAGATCATCGCTATTGCCGCCGTTCTCCAGGAGGGGCGCACCTACCAAGGTGAGGGTCTGATTTACCTGGCTTACCTACCATTGCCAAACGAGCAGGAGTGA
- a CDS encoding glycosyltransferase family 2 protein — MKGDNFFVVIPAFNEGERIRPVLAETKKHAPNIIVVDDGSSDETYKAAQECGVITLRHEVNLGKGAALKTGCEAAFSLGARAIILMDSDGQHRPAEIPNFVSTLKDRGVGLVLGSRVIGPGMPLIRAWGNKIDLFLLNLLFGARVTDPLCGFRALTAQAYEKIRWRSTGYAVETEMIVRARLARLPFVEIPVETVYIDKYKGVTILDAYRILLELIKWRFLG, encoded by the coding sequence ATGAAAGGGGACAACTTCTTTGTGGTAATCCCCGCTTTCAACGAAGGGGAAAGGATCAGGCCGGTCTTAGCCGAAACAAAAAAACATGCTCCAAACATCATCGTTGTTGACGATGGCTCAAGCGATGAGACCTATAAGGCAGCGCAAGAGTGCGGGGTTATCACTCTGCGACATGAGGTCAATCTAGGCAAGGGAGCTGCCCTCAAAACTGGCTGTGAGGCCGCCTTCTCCCTGGGGGCCAGGGCCATCATTCTCATGGACTCTGATGGCCAGCACAGGCCCGCAGAGATCCCCAATTTTGTTAGCACCTTGAAAGATAGAGGGGTTGGCCTAGTCTTAGGTTCACGTGTTATAGGCCCAGGCATGCCCCTAATACGGGCTTGGGGCAATAAGATCGATCTATTTCTACTTAACCTTCTCTTTGGTGCCCGCGTCACAGATCCCCTCTGCGGTTTTCGGGCCCTTACCGCGCAGGCCTATGAAAAAATCAGGTGGCGGTCCACAGGATATGCCGTGGAAACAGAGATGATCGTCCGTGCCAGACTGGCCCGCTTACCCTTTGTGGAAATACCTGTGGAGACCGTGTATATCGACAAATACAAAGGGGTCACCATCCTTGATGCCTACAGAATTCTCTTGGAACTCATAAAATGGAGATTTTTAGGATGA
- a CDS encoding glycosyltransferase, with protein sequence MKNYPKISVVTPSFNQAAFIERTIKSILRQNYPDLEYIIMDGGSTDGTVEILKKYEDKIIWKSEKDRGQAHAINKGLALATGDILAYLNSDDAYEDKTLLKIAEFFQRHPETKWIYGKCRIVDESSREIRHWITAYKNFFLTRYNYGALLVLNFLSQPAVFWRRQILDECGFFDEREYYVMDYEYWLRIGQKYKPGVINDYLASYRIHPSAKSTSSFGKHYSQEIEVAKRYTQNPVLILLHHLNFFSILFTYNLLKVLRGS encoded by the coding sequence ATGAAAAACTATCCTAAAATCTCGGTTGTCACCCCATCGTTCAACCAGGCCGCTTTCATTGAACGAACGATTAAGAGCATTTTGAGGCAAAATTATCCAGATCTTGAGTACATCATTATGGATGGTGGTTCAACCGATGGAACTGTGGAGATCCTGAAGAAATACGAGGACAAAATTATCTGGAAATCCGAGAAGGATAGAGGACAAGCCCACGCCATCAATAAGGGGTTAGCCCTGGCCACCGGGGATATCCTGGCTTATCTTAATTCAGACGATGCTTATGAGGACAAAACCCTTCTTAAAATAGCCGAGTTCTTCCAAAGGCACCCTGAAACCAAATGGATCTATGGAAAGTGTCGCATCGTTGACGAAAGCTCTAGAGAGATTCGTCATTGGATTACCGCCTATAAGAATTTCTTTCTCACCAGATATAATTACGGTGCCCTTTTGGTTTTGAACTTCCTTTCCCAACCGGCCGTTTTTTGGCGGCGACAAATCCTGGATGAATGCGGCTTTTTTGACGAAAGGGAATATTATGTAATGGATTACGAATACTGGCTCAGGATCGGCCAAAAATATAAACCGGGTGTCATCAATGATTATCTAGCCTCATATCGGATCCATCCCTCAGCCAAGAGCACGTCATCCTTTGGCAAACACTATTCCCAAGAAATTGAGGTGGCCAAAAGGTACACCCAAAACCCAGTCCTCATTCTCCTACATCACCTTAACTTTTTCAGTATTCTTTTTACTTATAATCTTCTTAAGGTTCTGAGAGGTAGTTGA
- a CDS encoding heme lyase CcmF/NrfE family subunit, translating into MTDVGQLALVAAFIIALYTMVASALGVRRGLVEMLESSYNGVLAVWGLTTVAAVSLIYLLISHDFGVRYVAEYTSRDMSIWYTISAFWAGQEGSLLLWAWVLSIFAAIVLVQNRKRNRKIIPYVAAVMMGIQAFFLGLLVFASNPFVRLVSPPADGQGLNPLLENPGMFFHPPTLYLGYVGFTVPFAFCLAALVSGQLSDEWIRSTRRWTLIAWFFLGLGNLLGAQWAYVELGWGGYWGWDPVENASLMPWLTGTAYLHSVMIQQRRGMLKVWNVVLIIITFTLVLFGTFLTRSGILSSVHAFGETSLGPPFLTLIAAILLGSLGLLLKRLPLLKGENELDSMLSRESGFLLNNLILLGAAFATFWGTIFPLISEAVRGVKITVSAPYFNQVNGPIFGLLIALMGICTLIGWRKASVENLLRNFLVPIIMAVILGIILWAMGVREPYALGGFTACGFVVSTILFDFCRAVSVRYRNTRENPFKVIVNLIWSNKPRYGGYIVHLGIVLIAIGITASSFYPVEKEATLAVGDTLAIKDYTLKYMGLSEYSTPSKQVIAGTVEVYSGDKKIDTLTSEKYYHKGHENPVTEVAIRTTPLEDLYIILAGWDAKSGTATFKVLVNPLVVWIWIGGGVLLLGTVVAVWPDARERRRLAIEYGKDK; encoded by the coding sequence ATGACTGATGTTGGACAGCTAGCCCTGGTAGCGGCCTTTATTATTGCTCTTTATACGATGGTGGCCTCAGCGTTGGGGGTGCGGCGTGGCTTGGTAGAGATGCTGGAGAGCTCCTATAATGGTGTTTTGGCCGTGTGGGGGCTTACTACTGTAGCGGCTGTTTCTCTGATATACCTGCTCATCAGCCACGATTTTGGGGTGAGATATGTCGCCGAATATACCAGTCGGGATATGTCTATCTGGTATACTATTTCCGCCTTCTGGGCTGGACAGGAGGGTTCTCTGCTACTATGGGCTTGGGTTCTCTCCATCTTCGCCGCCATCGTGCTGGTGCAGAACCGTAAGCGCAACCGCAAGATCATCCCCTATGTTGCGGCGGTGATGATGGGCATACAGGCCTTTTTCCTCGGCCTCCTGGTCTTTGCCTCCAATCCCTTTGTGCGTCTCGTCTCACCTCCAGCTGATGGTCAGGGGTTGAATCCTTTGTTGGAGAACCCGGGGATGTTCTTCCATCCACCAACACTCTACCTGGGCTATGTTGGCTTCACTGTACCCTTCGCCTTTTGCCTGGCGGCGCTGGTCTCCGGGCAGCTAAGTGATGAGTGGATTAGAAGCACGCGACGATGGACGCTGATCGCCTGGTTCTTCCTGGGGCTGGGCAATCTGCTTGGAGCGCAATGGGCTTATGTCGAATTGGGCTGGGGCGGCTACTGGGGCTGGGACCCTGTGGAGAACGCCTCCTTGATGCCTTGGCTTACGGGGACGGCCTATCTACATTCAGTAATGATCCAACAGCGTCGGGGCATGCTTAAAGTTTGGAATGTAGTACTGATCATCATCACCTTTACCCTTGTGCTCTTTGGTACCTTCCTTACGCGCAGTGGGATCCTTTCCTCTGTGCACGCCTTTGGGGAGACCTCCCTTGGCCCACCATTTCTTACCCTGATCGCAGCTATCCTCCTGGGCTCGCTTGGGCTTTTATTAAAGCGTTTGCCTCTCCTTAAGGGAGAGAATGAGCTGGATTCAATGCTCTCAAGGGAAAGCGGCTTCTTGCTAAATAATCTCATCCTGCTCGGGGCAGCCTTCGCCACTTTCTGGGGGACTATCTTCCCACTCATCTCTGAGGCCGTCCGAGGGGTCAAGATCACCGTCAGCGCTCCCTATTTCAATCAGGTGAACGGGCCGATATTCGGTCTATTGATTGCTCTGATGGGCATTTGTACTCTTATTGGTTGGCGCAAGGCTTCGGTTGAAAATCTCCTGCGCAACTTTCTGGTACCAATAATAATGGCCGTCATCTTAGGCATAATCCTGTGGGCCATGGGTGTGAGGGAACCTTATGCTCTGGGTGGCTTCACTGCCTGTGGCTTTGTCGTTAGCACGATATTATTTGATTTTTGTCGGGCTGTAAGTGTTCGGTACAGGAATACCAGGGAGAATCCTTTTAAGGTTATCGTCAATCTTATTTGGAGCAATAAGCCGCGCTATGGAGGATATATTGTCCATTTGGGCATCGTCCTCATCGCTATAGGGATAACAGCATCGTCATTTTATCCTGTTGAGAAGGAGGCTACTTTAGCCGTTGGGGATACCCTGGCCATCAAAGACTATACACTCAAGTATATGGGGCTTTCCGAATATTCCACGCCAAGCAAACAGGTCATTGCCGGTACTGTAGAGGTATATAGTGGCGATAAGAAGATCGACACGCTAACCTCGGAAAAATATTATCACAAGGGGCATGAGAACCCTGTCACTGAGGTGGCCATTAGAACTACCCCTCTTGAGGACTTATATATTATTTTAGCCGGCTGGGATGCCAAGTCTGGTACAGCGACGTTCAAAGTGTTAGTAAATCCATTGGTCGTTTGGATTTGGATCGGCGGCGGCGTGTTATTGCTGGGAACGGTCGTGGCCGTTTGGCCAGACGCCCGTGAAAGGAGGAGGCTGGCCATTGAATATGGGAAGGATAAGTGA
- a CDS encoding DUF2304 domain-containing protein, with protein MITGIQIVAVVFSFLMLYITFLHFKRRELTTRETLFFGLLWVGAIFLTIFPKSVDFLLKTFRILRLMDLATIVGFMVLIALSFHNFLTIRKLEEKIEKLVRYNALNKIDKPEGDEKLS; from the coding sequence ATGATTACCGGAATTCAAATCGTCGCCGTCGTTTTCAGCTTTCTAATGCTTTATATTACCTTTCTTCACTTCAAGCGCCGGGAACTTACTACTAGGGAGACACTGTTTTTCGGACTTCTTTGGGTAGGAGCCATTTTCCTGACTATTTTCCCTAAGAGCGTGGATTTCCTTTTGAAAACGTTTCGCATATTGCGCCTTATGGACCTAGCCACCATAGTGGGCTTTATGGTCCTAATCGCTCTTTCCTTTCACAATTTCCTTACCATTCGTAAACTTGAGGAAAAAATAGAAAAGCTGGTGCGCTATAATGCCTTGAACAAGATAGACAAGCCAGAAGGCGATGAAAAACTATCCTAA
- a CDS encoding heme exporter protein CcmB, which yields MNGFVGKVIAILVKDIISELRTKELFSAMFIFALLVVIIFNFAFELRVENVLAIAPGVLWVAFTFAGVLGLNRAFVLEKDKGCLEGLMLCPVDRSAVYLGKMLGNITFMFVVEAITLPFFSVFFNLPILMPRLLLVIFLGTVGFASVGTLFSAMAVNTRTREVMLPILLFPVVMPVIVAAVKSTGFILEDKPWSDFASWLNLLIAFDVIFLVVSFLVFEFVIEE from the coding sequence TTGAACGGCTTTGTGGGGAAGGTCATAGCCATTCTGGTTAAGGACATAATTTCTGAACTACGGACAAAGGAGCTTTTCAGCGCGATGTTCATTTTCGCACTGCTGGTGGTCATCATCTTCAACTTCGCCTTTGAGTTGAGGGTGGAGAATGTGCTGGCTATTGCCCCAGGTGTTCTTTGGGTAGCATTTACCTTTGCTGGTGTTCTGGGACTTAATCGGGCCTTCGTCTTGGAGAAGGATAAGGGCTGCCTGGAGGGGTTGATGCTTTGTCCGGTAGACAGAAGTGCAGTCTACCTGGGCAAGATGTTGGGAAATATCACCTTTATGTTTGTTGTAGAGGCGATCACCTTGCCCTTCTTCTCTGTCTTCTTCAACCTGCCCATTTTGATGCCGCGCCTTCTGCTCGTCATCTTTCTGGGAACAGTTGGCTTCGCTTCGGTAGGCACCCTCTTCTCGGCTATGGCGGTCAATACGAGAACGCGGGAAGTTATGCTGCCGATTTTGCTCTTTCCGGTGGTGATGCCCGTCATTGTGGCGGCGGTGAAGTCTACAGGATTCATCCTGGAGGATAAGCCCTGGAGCGACTTCGCCTCCTGGTTGAATCTACTCATCGCTTTCGACGTGATCTTTTTGGTTGTTTCGTTCCTTGTCTTTGAGTTCGTCATCGAGGAGTAG
- the ccmA gene encoding heme ABC exporter ATP-binding protein CcmA codes for MEREDVSSTEWAIYAESLTKSFGRTLALRGVNLAILRGGFVCLFGPNGAGKTTLIKVLSTLSKPTSGQVSLLGWDIRQDPVKVRRCIGVVSHQTFLYDDLTAEENLRFYGKMYDVQGLARRIDEVIHLVGLKHRRSDRVRTLSRGMQQRLSLARAILHRPQVMLLDEPDTGLDEQALQILREILEQMHQEGCTILMTTHDLDLGLSICSRTLILSEGRVVHDERKEALSTDNFRVLYQTYVGTMP; via the coding sequence GTGGAGCGTGAAGACGTGTCCTCTACCGAATGGGCCATCTATGCGGAGTCACTCACGAAGTCGTTTGGTCGAACCCTGGCTCTAAGGGGTGTCAACCTGGCTATACTGCGGGGTGGGTTTGTCTGTCTTTTTGGGCCGAATGGGGCCGGCAAGACGACTTTGATCAAGGTGTTATCCACGCTCAGTAAACCAACTTCTGGCCAAGTATCCCTTCTTGGCTGGGATATTCGCCAAGATCCGGTCAAGGTAAGACGGTGTATCGGGGTTGTCTCTCATCAAACCTTCCTCTATGATGACCTAACAGCCGAAGAAAATCTCCGCTTCTATGGCAAGATGTACGATGTGCAGGGATTGGCCAGGAGGATTGATGAGGTCATTCATCTGGTTGGTCTTAAACATCGCCGCAGCGACCGGGTGCGCACCCTCTCACGAGGTATGCAGCAAAGGCTTTCCCTCGCTCGGGCCATCCTGCACCGACCCCAGGTCATGCTTCTCGATGAGCCCGATACGGGACTAGATGAACAAGCCTTGCAAATACTAAGAGAGATATTAGAGCAGATGCATCAAGAGGGATGTACCATTCTGATGACCACTCATGACCTTGATCTAGGGCTGTCTATTTGTAGTCGCACCCTGATTCTCAGTGAGGGTAGGGTTGTACACGACGAGCGAAAAGAGGCGCTGAGCACAGACAATTTTCGAGTGCTGTATCAAACCTACGTAGGAACGATGCCTTGA
- a CDS encoding cytochrome c-type biogenesis protein CcmH — protein MIKGIVSILLAVLLSLLTVSTAWADQRVDEIARQLMCQCGCTMVLSTCDCSTAQQFREEIQTKLGQGQTPGQIIQSFMERYGEKALAAPTKTGFNLTAWATPFMAILGGGLALYLLVRVWVRKDRPSPVLESSIDEREKDEYEERLQKELDQF, from the coding sequence ATGATAAAGGGAATAGTGTCTATCCTGTTAGCGGTGTTACTCTCCCTCTTGACTGTTAGCACGGCTTGGGCTGACCAAAGGGTTGATGAGATAGCCAGGCAGCTGATGTGTCAATGTGGCTGCACTATGGTGCTCAGCACTTGTGATTGCAGTACGGCCCAACAGTTCCGCGAAGAGATACAGACAAAGCTGGGACAAGGGCAGACCCCGGGGCAAATCATTCAGAGTTTCATGGAGCGCTATGGTGAGAAGGCGCTGGCCGCACCAACGAAGACAGGCTTTAACCTCACGGCTTGGGCCACGCCCTTTATGGCTATCTTGGGCGGTGGATTAGCTCTCTATTTGTTGGTGCGAGTATGGGTGAGGAAGGACAGGCCCAGCCCCGTTCTGGAGTCATCCATTGATGAAAGAGAGAAGGACGAATACGAAGAGCGGTTGCAGAAAGAGCTGGATCAGTTCTGA